A genomic window from Actinomycetaceae bacterium MB13-C1-2 includes:
- a CDS encoding PHP domain-containing protein, giving the protein MIRIDPHAHTIHSDGTDTPSGLIGAAKDAGLDYVGISDHDTTAGWNEAITAAKKAGVGLIPGVEFSAQWQGRPVHVLGLLVDPTYEPLQREFLDAQKSRSQRLARMVAKMLDDFPGLTWENVEARANGAPLGRPHLADELVELGYVPNRSEAFKVILNPAGPYWERQRTLPPREAVELIRSAGGVPILAHPQATRRGRPVPQEVVQEMVEAGLFGLERDHRDHDEDDRAEVERLAEHFGLPVTGGSDYHGLGKPNRLGENLTDEEVFEQIRSQGAIGVIEP; this is encoded by the coding sequence GTGATCCGGATCGACCCTCATGCGCACACCATTCACTCCGACGGGACTGACACCCCGAGCGGTCTGATTGGTGCAGCAAAGGACGCCGGCCTCGACTACGTCGGTATCAGCGACCACGACACAACTGCGGGCTGGAATGAAGCGATCACAGCCGCAAAGAAAGCCGGAGTTGGACTGATCCCCGGGGTGGAGTTCTCCGCTCAGTGGCAGGGTCGGCCAGTGCACGTTCTCGGGTTGCTGGTTGATCCGACCTATGAGCCGTTGCAGCGTGAGTTCTTGGACGCGCAGAAGTCTAGGTCACAGCGCCTCGCCCGCATGGTTGCGAAGATGCTGGACGACTTCCCAGGCTTGACCTGGGAGAATGTGGAGGCGCGCGCAAACGGAGCTCCGTTGGGCCGTCCCCACCTGGCGGATGAACTGGTTGAGTTGGGGTACGTTCCGAATCGTTCAGAGGCGTTCAAAGTGATCCTGAACCCCGCTGGGCCATACTGGGAGCGCCAGCGAACCCTTCCTCCGCGTGAGGCAGTAGAACTTATTAGGTCGGCCGGAGGCGTGCCGATCCTCGCTCACCCGCAAGCCACGCGACGTGGACGTCCGGTACCGCAGGAGGTCGTGCAGGAAATGGTGGAGGCAGGACTTTTTGGCCTAGAACGTGACCATCGAGATCACGATGAGGACGACCGGGCAGAAGTTGAGCGTCTTGCCGAGCACTTTGGGCTACCGGTGACGGGCGGCTCTGACTACCACGGCCTGGGGAAGCCCAACAGATTGGGTGAGAACCTCACCGACGAAGAAGTATTTGAGCAGATTCGCAGTCAGGGAGCGATAGGGGTGATTGAGCCGTGA
- a CDS encoding MarC family protein, protein MSLDSIINVTLLATTFTTLFVIMDPPGTIPVFLALTGRMDKATQNKAAIQATFTSLFVIVGFAVTGNFLLRALHISMPALQLSGGILLFLVAMELLMGKGEFGGPSEDIQSNVAMVPLGTPLLAGPGAIVAVMVAVNQGHNTVAGWVAVMLAVLLMHVVIWLTMKFSMALQKLLGDDGVMILTKISGVLLAAIATQMVATAVFQFIDTYMAGGAI, encoded by the coding sequence GTGAGCCTGGATAGCATCATAAACGTGACGCTGTTGGCGACCACGTTCACGACACTGTTTGTGATCATGGATCCGCCGGGAACTATCCCTGTCTTCCTCGCTCTGACTGGTCGAATGGACAAAGCGACGCAGAACAAGGCGGCGATCCAGGCAACCTTCACCTCGCTATTTGTCATTGTTGGTTTTGCCGTCACAGGCAACTTTCTCCTCAGAGCACTGCATATTTCGATGCCCGCGCTTCAGCTCTCCGGTGGCATCCTGCTGTTCCTGGTGGCAATGGAACTGCTGATGGGCAAGGGCGAGTTCGGCGGGCCCTCAGAGGACATTCAATCCAACGTCGCGATGGTTCCTCTCGGCACTCCGCTCCTCGCCGGCCCCGGCGCAATCGTTGCCGTGATGGTAGCGGTGAACCAGGGACATAACACTGTCGCTGGTTGGGTGGCTGTGATGCTGGCGGTACTGCTAATGCACGTGGTCATCTGGCTGACGATGAAGTTCTCGATGGCGCTCCAGAAACTACTCGGGGACGACGGAGTGATGATCCTGACCAAGATTTCTGGTGTTCTTCTAGCCGCAATCGCAACTCAGATGGTCGCCACGGCCGTGTTTCAGTTCATCGACACCTACATGGCTGGCGGCGCGATCTAG
- a CDS encoding DEAD/DEAH box helicase, whose product MSQNTFADYDINPAIASALADAGIINPFPIQALTLPVALEGRDIIGQAKTGTGKTLGFGIPVLQSVVGPKDEGFSDLRAAGAPQALIVLPTRELCKQVANDLRVAGKGLSARILDIYGGVGFDPQIDALKRGVEIVVGTPGRLIDLTNRRVLDLSHVKTVVLDEADEMLDLGFLPDVETILSKVSPTRHSMLFSATMPGPVIALARRFMRQLTHIRAADPDDDSATVKQVKQFAYRTHPMNKVEVMARILQAEGRGRTIIFVKTKRTAARLTEELTERGFAVGALHGDLGQGAREQALRAFRNGKVDVLVATDVAARGIDVPDVTHVVNYQSPEDDKTYVHRIGRTARAGAKGTAVTFVDWDALPRWGLISKALELDLADPPETYHTSDHLYTDLGISTDVTGRLPRAKRTREGLDAEELEDLGGSDRPKGGSARGGKGKKSDGNKGNRNRRSSSKNRSENVTAGEDKPRKPRKRTRRRVNKSTGEASENAK is encoded by the coding sequence GTGAGTCAAAATACCTTTGCCGACTATGACATTAATCCGGCAATCGCCAGCGCCCTTGCGGACGCAGGAATAATCAACCCCTTCCCCATCCAGGCGCTGACCCTTCCGGTCGCCCTGGAGGGCCGCGACATCATCGGACAGGCAAAGACTGGAACCGGAAAGACACTCGGATTCGGAATCCCTGTTCTGCAGTCTGTCGTCGGACCAAAAGACGAGGGGTTTAGCGATCTTCGCGCGGCAGGCGCTCCGCAAGCGCTGATCGTTCTTCCCACCCGCGAACTTTGCAAGCAGGTTGCAAACGATCTCCGCGTTGCGGGAAAGGGCCTATCGGCGCGAATTCTCGATATTTACGGTGGTGTCGGCTTCGATCCGCAGATTGATGCGCTGAAACGCGGCGTCGAGATTGTTGTCGGCACCCCCGGTCGTCTAATCGATCTGACAAACCGTCGTGTCCTAGACCTGAGCCACGTAAAAACGGTGGTCTTGGACGAGGCCGATGAGATGCTGGATCTCGGCTTCCTTCCCGACGTCGAGACGATCCTGTCTAAGGTGTCTCCAACTCGCCACTCGATGCTGTTCTCTGCAACCATGCCAGGGCCGGTTATCGCCCTTGCTCGTCGCTTTATGCGCCAACTGACTCACATTCGAGCGGCCGACCCGGATGACGACAGCGCGACCGTCAAGCAGGTGAAGCAGTTTGCCTACCGGACGCACCCAATGAACAAAGTCGAGGTCATGGCCCGCATTCTTCAGGCAGAGGGCCGAGGGCGCACCATTATTTTCGTAAAGACAAAAAGGACGGCCGCGCGCCTCACCGAGGAACTGACAGAGCGTGGTTTTGCTGTTGGAGCCCTCCACGGAGACCTTGGTCAAGGAGCGAGAGAACAGGCTCTACGCGCGTTCCGTAACGGCAAGGTTGACGTACTCGTGGCGACAGACGTTGCGGCACGCGGGATTGATGTCCCCGACGTCACCCACGTAGTCAACTACCAGAGTCCCGAGGACGATAAGACCTACGTACACCGGATTGGTCGCACTGCACGCGCTGGTGCCAAGGGAACTGCGGTCACCTTCGTTGACTGGGATGCACTTCCGCGCTGGGGACTCATTTCTAAAGCCCTTGAGCTGGACCTGGCGGACCCGCCGGAGACCTACCACACTTCAGACCATCTCTACACGGACCTGGGAATCTCTACGGACGTTACTGGTCGCCTCCCTCGTGCAAAGCGCACCCGTGAGGGCTTGGATGCCGAGGAACTAGAGGACCTCGGAGGATCGGACCGTCCCAAGGGAGGAAGTGCCAGGGGCGGCAAGGGGAAAAAGTCTGACGGCAACAAAGGAAACCGGAACCGCCGTTCCTCGTCCAAGAATCGAAGCGAAAACGTTACTGCGGGAGAGGACAAACCCCGGAAACCGCGTAAGCGCACCCGCCGCCGAGTGAACAAATCTACGGGTGAGGCGTCCGAGAACGCCAAGTGA
- a CDS encoding ferritin-like fold-containing protein produces MSNDDLTSVPEASTAEQEAIGLIAFSALAAMTRLAKDGDQAPTIEYHIDLSRMADRGYRRFTELEDIAAARGFSLSEAAGIYAGLFDELDDRTRPSDWWERSVKSYIVLGIFADVLSELSERHQILESDLIAWDLGHGKWVEEHLADLTADDPQLASRLSLWARRVAGEAFGLLRATLFTYPDLAIDPDTVDAVVSYSTKRHKERMEAVNLKA; encoded by the coding sequence ATGAGCAACGACGATCTGACCTCGGTACCGGAAGCCTCGACTGCTGAGCAGGAGGCGATCGGACTAATTGCCTTCAGTGCGCTCGCGGCAATGACGCGACTGGCCAAAGATGGCGACCAGGCACCGACAATCGAATATCACATCGACCTTTCTCGGATGGCCGACAGGGGATACCGGCGTTTCACTGAGCTTGAGGACATAGCCGCGGCTCGCGGTTTCTCGCTTTCGGAGGCGGCCGGCATCTACGCCGGTTTGTTTGACGAGCTAGATGACCGTACCCGTCCGTCTGACTGGTGGGAACGCAGTGTAAAGAGCTACATCGTCCTCGGCATCTTTGCAGATGTTCTTAGCGAGTTGAGCGAACGCCACCAGATACTTGAGTCTGACTTGATCGCCTGGGATCTGGGACACGGGAAATGGGTCGAGGAGCATCTTGCCGACCTAACGGCCGATGATCCTCAATTGGCTTCGCGTTTGTCGCTGTGGGCCAGACGGGTTGCGGGCGAGGCCTTTGGTCTTCTGCGAGCCACTCTGTTTACGTACCCGGATTTAGCGATTGATCCCGATACAGTCGATGCGGTGGTCTCTTACTCGACGAAGCGCCACAAGGAGCGCATGGAGGCAGTGAACCTAAAGGCGTAG
- a CDS encoding DUF3107 domain-containing protein, protein MMKLVLNLRDGIPPLALDIEGDEDSVLETVKNAINKGEILDLTDSKGERVLIPASAIGYALVPSRKSSPVGFGRM, encoded by the coding sequence ATGATGAAACTTGTTCTGAATCTACGAGACGGAATTCCCCCGCTCGCGCTTGACATTGAAGGTGACGAGGACTCCGTCCTCGAAACGGTGAAAAATGCAATCAACAAGGGCGAAATCCTCGACCTCACGGACAGCAAGGGAGAGCGTGTTCTGATTCCCGCCAGCGCGATTGGCTACGCTCTAGTTCCCTCGCGCAAGAGTAGCCCCGTGGGCTTCGGGCGGATGTGA
- a CDS encoding PD-(D/E)XK nuclease family protein — protein MRQAVDSGEAVDYGRLLERGLEGESFCVNAGPGTGKTTLAVQLAARALSQRSHHSDDFWSPVLVLTPDRRRGTITDRLVSSELAKVEDHRVSSGVLDGPGSHRLVRSINSYAHLVANLWAVEREQPVARIPFVSGGDEDAWVTEFLSSLAEPGERYTTQIMGTPVFRMELRNLLARVGEFGLLADDLEKLGTEYDRPVWSLAARAYREFAGDKDAPFTPATPHADTARMPRIAARLLAGWQGDRQTAGLKVGRPVPKTLIVDDVQDLTVSGAQLVRTVARYAEQVILLNSPLTAAAAFRGGDPSLGERLARNVAQDRSGGETSELTNSGQGFPLVSLTKNFRSAPNIVRASNVIGSWVASDVPKMQATRGGQDQSVTLALSPTDTRLETLIAERLRKHHLFEGVPWEQMAVIVRNAAQVDSVRRRLIRAGIPLKNADRPMRLSSVPICRSLLELVVQGAQELGDWASPDERAQMLDPSAGALDLLRSPLIVADPLAVFRLIRDLRARLGGRELTALDLLSIPETELVLGEMKGDRSRTQLLAKVRTARTLWQLKSKAAQMTPQAGLWLLWDSSGLAETLRERAVAPSTSTAGLVDARAAADQLDATIALFRKADLWSQKRLERADLGGDTALDFASESLKEQVESDSLVRGGITETGVQVLTATASAGQQWSVVCIVGPQAGEWPGGAVGSFGNIGELRAIIDSAMAENSEGRRWRGEVALGEHFIDRGVGIGRPYAQSVKEKRADEAKLFNLAVSRAIDHLHFFAVENEDSAPSVFLSGLEDQEIVPRLHGEDGEPQYSELTMRLDLPSVVGSLRRVISGPDAGQAVKEEAVRILSLLAVEGVEGADPALWASTGSISSDAPVISSGPLRLSPSKIGKAVDCSLMWFLSSVNLDPQDTQESRGEYSHSAWGTMLHEIAEEHPQGTYEELMEALTEKWNRAGFETETHWGRTRWNEAKEQISSLAAYFDDCEATVEVEQAMSYRLGDAVVNGRIDRLETGQDGSVRIIDIKTGTPISARSVKDNPQLLAYQLGLAEAGERNGGAALLQLKAAAGKELALQPPLTAEEAERVRSEYSELVLTLSGRTYVPSEDERVCRLCPFKTVCPAKAQSSRSTE, from the coding sequence GTGCGTCAAGCAGTAGATTCAGGGGAGGCGGTCGACTACGGCCGGTTGCTTGAGCGCGGGCTCGAAGGCGAGTCTTTTTGTGTAAATGCCGGCCCGGGAACCGGCAAGACCACCCTGGCAGTCCAGTTGGCCGCACGGGCTTTGTCACAGAGATCCCATCATTCAGATGATTTCTGGTCTCCGGTGCTGGTATTGACACCCGACCGTCGTAGGGGAACCATTACGGATCGGCTTGTCAGTAGTGAGCTGGCAAAAGTCGAAGATCATCGAGTCTCATCTGGGGTACTTGATGGCCCGGGAAGCCACAGGCTGGTGCGGTCGATTAACTCTTACGCTCATTTGGTCGCTAACCTCTGGGCGGTTGAGCGGGAACAGCCCGTTGCTCGGATTCCATTTGTCTCAGGTGGCGATGAGGACGCATGGGTCACGGAGTTTCTCAGTTCTCTGGCTGAGCCTGGGGAACGGTATACCACGCAGATTATGGGAACCCCGGTTTTTCGAATGGAACTTAGAAACCTCTTGGCGCGCGTGGGGGAGTTTGGGCTTCTCGCTGATGACCTAGAGAAGTTGGGGACGGAGTATGACCGTCCTGTCTGGTCGTTGGCGGCGCGAGCCTATCGGGAGTTTGCTGGCGACAAGGACGCGCCGTTCACCCCGGCGACCCCGCATGCCGATACTGCACGGATGCCTCGCATCGCGGCACGTTTGCTAGCTGGATGGCAAGGTGACAGGCAGACTGCTGGGCTGAAGGTTGGGCGGCCGGTTCCGAAGACCCTAATCGTTGATGACGTACAGGATCTGACGGTTTCTGGGGCTCAGTTGGTACGAACCGTTGCTCGGTATGCCGAGCAGGTCATCCTCCTTAACTCTCCATTGACGGCGGCAGCGGCGTTTCGCGGTGGGGATCCAAGCCTAGGTGAACGATTGGCCCGCAACGTGGCACAAGACCGATCCGGCGGAGAGACGTCTGAGCTGACGAACAGTGGCCAAGGTTTTCCTTTGGTGAGTTTGACGAAGAACTTTCGATCGGCGCCGAATATCGTCAGAGCCTCCAACGTGATTGGTTCATGGGTTGCCTCAGACGTCCCGAAAATGCAGGCGACCCGAGGTGGGCAAGATCAGAGCGTGACCTTGGCGCTCTCACCGACGGACACTCGCTTGGAGACGCTTATTGCCGAGAGACTGCGGAAGCACCATCTCTTCGAGGGTGTGCCCTGGGAGCAGATGGCAGTCATCGTCCGAAATGCCGCTCAGGTCGACTCGGTTCGGCGTCGCCTCATCCGTGCCGGAATCCCTCTGAAGAACGCCGACCGTCCGATGCGTCTATCTTCGGTGCCGATTTGTCGCTCGTTGCTTGAGCTAGTTGTCCAAGGGGCCCAGGAGCTGGGCGACTGGGCGTCGCCGGACGAGAGAGCCCAGATGCTTGACCCCAGTGCGGGAGCACTGGATTTGCTCAGGTCACCACTGATTGTGGCTGACCCACTCGCCGTGTTTCGCCTAATCCGCGACCTACGCGCCAGATTGGGTGGGCGTGAGCTTACCGCTCTTGATTTGCTGAGTATCCCAGAGACCGAACTCGTCCTTGGTGAGATGAAAGGGGACCGGTCACGAACTCAGCTTCTAGCTAAGGTTCGTACGGCGCGAACACTGTGGCAGCTGAAGTCTAAGGCAGCTCAGATGACCCCCCAGGCCGGGCTTTGGCTGCTCTGGGACAGTTCTGGGCTGGCTGAGACCCTTCGAGAGCGGGCTGTTGCCCCCTCTACTTCGACTGCCGGATTAGTAGATGCTCGCGCTGCCGCCGACCAACTAGACGCGACCATAGCTTTGTTTAGAAAGGCCGATCTTTGGTCTCAGAAGCGTTTGGAGCGGGCGGATCTTGGTGGGGATACAGCCCTTGACTTTGCAAGCGAATCTCTTAAGGAACAGGTCGAGTCAGATTCACTGGTGCGGGGCGGAATCACGGAAACTGGTGTGCAGGTATTAACCGCGACGGCCAGCGCAGGCCAACAGTGGAGCGTGGTATGTATTGTCGGGCCGCAGGCGGGAGAGTGGCCCGGTGGGGCGGTCGGGTCTTTCGGCAACATTGGTGAGCTTCGAGCAATCATCGATTCTGCAATGGCAGAGAACTCCGAGGGTAGGCGATGGCGGGGAGAAGTCGCGCTTGGAGAGCATTTCATAGATCGCGGCGTAGGAATCGGTCGTCCATACGCTCAATCGGTGAAAGAGAAGAGAGCGGACGAGGCCAAGTTATTCAATCTCGCGGTCTCGCGGGCGATTGATCATCTCCATTTCTTCGCTGTCGAGAACGAGGATTCTGCGCCCAGTGTGTTCTTGTCTGGGCTGGAGGATCAAGAGATCGTTCCGCGCCTGCACGGGGAAGATGGTGAACCACAGTACTCAGAGTTGACAATGCGTTTGGACCTGCCTTCTGTGGTGGGTTCGCTCAGGCGCGTAATCTCGGGTCCAGACGCCGGTCAAGCGGTGAAGGAAGAGGCCGTCCGTATCCTTTCACTGCTCGCTGTCGAGGGGGTAGAGGGCGCGGATCCTGCGTTGTGGGCTTCAACTGGTTCTATTTCATCTGATGCTCCTGTCATTAGTTCGGGTCCTCTTAGGCTTTCTCCCTCCAAGATTGGTAAGGCCGTGGACTGTTCGCTGATGTGGTTTCTTTCTTCTGTGAATCTTGACCCGCAGGATACCCAGGAATCGCGGGGGGAATACTCCCATTCAGCGTGGGGAACCATGCTCCACGAGATCGCCGAAGAACATCCGCAGGGAACATACGAAGAACTAATGGAAGCACTCACTGAAAAGTGGAATAGAGCGGGTTTTGAGACCGAGACTCACTGGGGACGTACCCGCTGGAATGAGGCAAAGGAACAGATTAGTTCCCTGGCAGCTTACTTCGATGATTGCGAAGCAACAGTCGAAGTCGAGCAGGCTATGAGCTACCGCCTTGGGGATGCGGTCGTCAATGGAAGAATCGATCGGCTCGAGACGGGTCAAGACGGATCAGTGCGGATCATCGACATTAAGACTGGTACCCCGATCTCTGCGAGATCTGTGAAGGATAATCCGCAACTCCTGGCATACCAGCTTGGTTTGGCCGAGGCAGGAGAGCGAAATGGTGGGGCGGCACTCTTACAACTGAAAGCCGCGGCAGGCAAGGAGCTGGCCCTGCAACCCCCGCTCACTGCCGAAGAAGCCGAGCGGGTTCGTAGCGAATACTCAGAACTGGTTCTAACGCTGTCTGGCCGAACGTATGTCCCCTCGGAGGATGAACGGGTGTGCCGACTATGTCCGTTCAAGACGGTCTGTCCGGCTAAGGCCCAGTCGAGCAGGAGCACAGAGTGA
- a CDS encoding ATP-dependent DNA helicase — protein MKGKIVETQQGHAALMELVDRLSLKKPTEEQSEIAVYPPYVSDSEGEVAGQTREGQQRTAQPLLVVAGAGSGKTETLSLRATYIAATYGVSPENILGLTFTRKAAAELEQRLRSRLRQWNLQTGAGELDVLAGSPEATTYNGFALSVVREFGGLVGIDPGINHLGEAAAWQLMSEIIAGWRGDLSAGSMETVTDNALRLRQDIMNQAMTVRQARSELESLCQRFADAEANPSPSGGRPRFITFHRNGKAAVEARLQLLDIIDAFNEQIRVDGYMDFADQVQGAIAVVEQSAEAREILRERHQIVFLDEFQDTSVSQMRFLSALFSDHPVTAVGDPNQAIYGWRGASAASLDDFHSLFNKNRDVLNATLTLSTAWRNDQLILDVANRVAAPLSEPPSWIIDKRNAGTGPVRNDQSVALPVLTARRNVGPGSVTANYFEFQDQSIADTVEFIRSVREQDPGSSAAVLGRTSKILLRVVEALREAGLPAQLASGEALLSHPMVVDLRAALEVTTDIGRSDSLARLLTNLDLGVSDLRALSDLARHLAYKSPGDDRRQTLILEAVSAIGEGHEPDNMTEVARGRIAGLASRLESMRHRRDRSITEQIDNARWVFGLDSNALADPTSSGVSEVLDQFSQIASDYESGADRPTMEAFLEWVSVAEQQERGIALPSVQIDPDAIQVMTVHAAKGLEWDAVAVVDLTSGGFPSYRGGEQRRTEEALQPEAPTDPKPTSGWWTDQQRLPFELRADHRHLPNPNYLDMEAAGGGVLETEFKDQMGEYVLREERRLAYVAFTRAKKWLHLSGAWNRGGASVYLPSAFLTEAADVNGVRSTMVLSPTREQIEEHRAETGNVSFPRDPGVTRRAAEQAAARVLESMKEIERHSEDGGDRVSRRERVLASVESRGLANTVSRLLADRDARESEALNADDRPEIILRRVGQVRELNVTELAQYERDPRATANELLRPIPKPPGDQSLLGTAFHRWIELYLGKAGAASSDIGTNPEFESDDPANGLLVGNQMAEALPPSERERFKRMRDAFLAADPLDGLEVEALEVAFWVPTGEIPVRGRIDAVLRDNEGNYKLIDWKTTGRSSRSLSADWVRYYIAQLSQYVAAWKPRADEEGVGISAELLFIAPDGTQRITLDQLLEMES, from the coding sequence GTGAAGGGCAAGATCGTGGAGACTCAACAGGGTCATGCTGCGCTGATGGAGCTTGTGGACCGGTTGTCGCTAAAGAAGCCGACGGAGGAGCAATCCGAGATCGCAGTGTATCCGCCCTATGTTAGCGATTCAGAGGGTGAGGTAGCGGGCCAAACCCGGGAGGGACAACAGCGGACTGCTCAGCCGCTCCTAGTGGTGGCGGGTGCTGGCTCCGGTAAGACAGAGACCCTATCTTTGCGCGCTACCTATATCGCCGCAACGTATGGGGTGTCCCCGGAGAATATCCTGGGACTTACATTCACTCGTAAGGCTGCCGCGGAGCTAGAACAGCGTCTTCGTAGCCGACTGCGGCAGTGGAATCTGCAGACTGGAGCCGGAGAACTGGATGTATTGGCAGGCAGTCCCGAAGCGACGACTTACAACGGTTTTGCACTTTCCGTTGTTAGGGAGTTCGGTGGCCTGGTCGGAATCGACCCCGGAATAAATCACCTGGGTGAGGCAGCCGCATGGCAACTGATGAGCGAGATAATCGCAGGCTGGCGCGGTGACCTATCGGCCGGCAGCATGGAGACAGTCACCGACAACGCTCTACGGCTGCGCCAAGACATTATGAACCAGGCAATGACTGTGAGACAGGCTCGCTCAGAACTTGAGTCGCTGTGCCAGCGATTCGCGGACGCAGAAGCCAATCCGAGTCCGAGCGGAGGAAGACCCAGGTTCATCACGTTTCACCGCAACGGCAAGGCCGCCGTTGAGGCGCGCTTGCAACTCTTGGACATCATCGATGCGTTCAATGAACAGATCAGGGTCGATGGGTACATGGATTTTGCCGATCAGGTACAGGGGGCGATTGCCGTAGTCGAGCAGTCGGCAGAGGCGAGAGAGATACTTCGTGAACGACACCAGATCGTCTTTCTAGACGAGTTTCAGGATACGTCGGTGTCTCAAATGAGGTTTCTTTCCGCTTTGTTCTCCGATCATCCAGTGACTGCGGTTGGTGATCCAAACCAGGCGATTTATGGGTGGCGGGGGGCCTCGGCTGCCTCGCTCGATGATTTCCACTCCCTATTCAACAAGAACAGGGACGTCTTGAACGCTACTCTCACCCTTTCAACGGCATGGCGAAATGATCAACTGATCCTAGATGTGGCTAATAGGGTGGCCGCACCACTTTCGGAGCCACCCTCCTGGATAATCGATAAGCGAAACGCTGGCACGGGGCCGGTGAGGAATGATCAGAGCGTGGCGCTGCCGGTTCTTACCGCGCGTAGGAATGTCGGTCCGGGTTCGGTTACTGCCAACTACTTTGAGTTCCAAGATCAGAGCATCGCTGACACCGTCGAGTTCATCCGGTCTGTCCGTGAACAAGATCCCGGGTCGTCCGCAGCGGTACTTGGCCGGACTTCAAAGATTCTTCTGCGGGTCGTTGAGGCATTGAGAGAAGCAGGGCTCCCGGCCCAATTGGCTTCGGGCGAGGCTCTGCTGAGCCACCCAATGGTGGTGGATCTGCGGGCGGCTCTTGAGGTCACTACGGACATCGGCAGGTCCGATTCTTTAGCTCGTCTACTAACAAACTTGGATCTTGGAGTCTCGGATCTCCGCGCTCTATCTGACCTCGCGCGTCATCTCGCATATAAGAGCCCGGGCGATGACAGACGACAAACCCTGATCCTGGAAGCAGTGAGCGCCATCGGTGAGGGCCACGAGCCAGACAACATGACAGAGGTCGCCAGAGGACGTATCGCTGGGCTGGCAAGTCGGCTCGAATCTATGAGACACCGACGCGACAGATCGATCACAGAGCAAATCGATAACGCCCGGTGGGTGTTTGGTCTTGACTCAAATGCTCTTGCCGATCCGACATCCTCGGGTGTCTCAGAGGTACTAGACCAGTTCTCGCAGATTGCTTCAGACTACGAATCCGGCGCCGATCGACCCACGATGGAAGCATTCCTTGAGTGGGTTAGCGTTGCGGAGCAACAGGAACGCGGGATCGCCTTGCCATCGGTCCAGATTGATCCGGATGCGATCCAGGTTATGACGGTTCACGCCGCAAAAGGGCTGGAATGGGATGCGGTGGCTGTGGTCGATCTGACCAGCGGCGGTTTCCCGAGCTATCGAGGGGGGGAACAGAGGAGGACCGAAGAAGCACTACAACCTGAGGCGCCGACCGATCCGAAGCCCACTAGCGGATGGTGGACCGACCAGCAGCGCCTGCCTTTTGAGTTGCGAGCAGACCATCGCCACCTGCCGAACCCGAACTATCTGGACATGGAAGCGGCAGGAGGGGGAGTTCTTGAAACAGAGTTTAAGGACCAAATGGGAGAGTACGTGCTTCGAGAAGAGCGCCGACTTGCCTACGTCGCCTTCACTAGAGCAAAGAAGTGGTTGCATCTGTCCGGGGCTTGGAACCGCGGCGGGGCGAGCGTTTATCTCCCCTCTGCATTCCTCACTGAAGCAGCGGATGTAAACGGCGTGCGATCGACTATGGTGCTTTCGCCAACCCGGGAGCAGATCGAAGAGCATAGGGCCGAGACCGGGAATGTGAGCTTTCCTCGTGATCCAGGTGTGACTCGGAGAGCCGCAGAACAGGCTGCAGCACGCGTGCTTGAGTCAATGAAAGAAATTGAAAGGCACTCTGAGGATGGGGGAGACAGGGTCTCGCGACGTGAGCGTGTACTGGCGTCTGTTGAAAGTAGAGGCTTGGCAAATACCGTGTCTCGGCTACTCGCAGACAGGGACGCCAGAGAAAGCGAAGCGCTGAATGCCGACGACCGACCTGAGATCATACTTAGGCGCGTTGGGCAGGTACGAGAGCTGAACGTCACCGAGCTTGCGCAGTATGAGCGGGATCCACGCGCAACGGCAAATGAGCTACTCAGGCCAATACCAAAGCCGCCCGGGGACCAGAGCCTGTTGGGAACGGCCTTCCATAGGTGGATCGAACTGTACTTGGGCAAGGCCGGAGCCGCTTCCAGCGATATCGGAACAAATCCTGAGTTCGAGTCCGACGACCCGGCCAACGGCCTACTGGTTGGGAACCAGATGGCGGAAGCCCTTCCCCCTTCGGAGCGGGAGCGATTCAAGAGGATGCGGGACGCGTTTCTTGCGGCTGACCCGCTTGACGGACTAGAGGTTGAGGCGCTGGAAGTGGCGTTCTGGGTTCCGACCGGTGAGATTCCTGTCCGCGGCCGTATTGACGCGGTTCTTAGGGACAACGAGGGCAACTACAAACTGATTGACTGGAAGACCACAGGAAGGTCGAGTAGATCCCTAAGCGCCGACTGGGTTCGCTACTACATCGCTCAACTTAGCCAGTACGTCGCAGCCTGGAAGCCGCGCGCCGATGAAGAGGGAGTCGGAATCAGCGCTGAGCTCCTATTCATCGCCCCTGACGGAACTCAGAGGATTACGTTGGATCAGCTGCTAGAGATGGAAAGCTAG